The Pseudanabaena galeata CCNP1313 genome includes a region encoding these proteins:
- a CDS encoding adenylate/guanylate cyclase domain-containing protein: protein MSATNEANQTQVNLVAAFQAAQDISRELNVDKLVSLSLSALLELSDAQSGVVILVDDQKFTIAAIISERSPNLEISQNLTLASADASSLPILMVRHTLDNRTETIWNQNSPDPHFADDPYWLMHSPQAALCIPLCEDGELIGAIYLEDRVSQKLLQTDYLQVLRSLCQQLAISLVRSREFSNINQHKEFEEALKRSNSLLTAQREASVDGVLAVDEQGRIVSYNNRFCELWQIPESVLQSVEYGGLLSLLQHHLQLPDGLVEALENAYDSAEKYTQREIYLADHRVIDCYSGQVHSPDGKFYGMVWYFRDVTERICILQELRAEQERSERLLLNMLPEKIAKKLKHSRASMADGFEEVSVLFADIVGFTELSCNMSPVQLVGLLNRIFSMFDNLCDQYKLEKIKTIGDAYMVVSGLPEPRADHAAAIANMALDMQKAISQVKSREGIQISMRIGINSGPVIAGVIGTKKFIYDLWGDTVNVASRMESLGTAKAIQVTEATYLRLRDQFNFERRGLIPVKGKGEMMTYWLVGKVN, encoded by the coding sequence ATGAGCGCAACAAATGAGGCAAATCAGACACAGGTCAACCTTGTTGCTGCATTCCAAGCTGCACAAGATATTTCGCGAGAGTTAAATGTTGACAAGTTAGTTAGTCTGAGCCTTTCAGCATTACTTGAACTATCAGACGCACAATCAGGTGTTGTGATTTTAGTTGATGATCAAAAATTTACGATCGCTGCCATAATTTCTGAGCGATCGCCAAACTTAGAAATCTCTCAGAACTTGACTCTTGCTAGTGCAGATGCTTCTAGTTTGCCAATCTTAATGGTGCGCCATACCCTCGACAATCGCACAGAAACCATCTGGAATCAAAATAGCCCTGATCCACATTTCGCTGATGATCCCTATTGGTTAATGCATTCTCCACAAGCAGCGCTATGCATTCCCCTATGTGAGGATGGTGAACTGATAGGAGCAATTTATTTAGAAGATCGGGTCAGCCAAAAACTACTACAGACTGATTACTTACAAGTTTTACGATCGCTCTGTCAACAACTCGCTATTTCACTGGTGCGATCGCGTGAATTCTCTAATATTAACCAACACAAGGAATTTGAAGAAGCTTTAAAACGCAGTAACTCACTTCTGACAGCCCAGCGTGAAGCCTCTGTTGATGGAGTGTTAGCAGTAGATGAGCAAGGACGGATTGTGAGCTATAACAATCGATTTTGTGAGTTATGGCAAATTCCTGAATCAGTTCTCCAATCCGTGGAATACGGAGGATTGCTGAGCCTCTTGCAACATCATCTCCAACTACCTGATGGACTAGTTGAAGCCCTTGAAAATGCCTATGATTCTGCTGAGAAGTATACTCAACGAGAAATTTATCTAGCAGATCATCGTGTAATTGATTGCTATTCGGGACAGGTGCATTCTCCCGATGGGAAGTTCTATGGGATGGTTTGGTATTTTCGTGATGTCACAGAACGTATCTGCATACTTCAAGAACTACGAGCCGAACAAGAACGTTCTGAGCGGTTATTGCTGAATATGTTGCCTGAGAAGATTGCCAAAAAACTCAAACATAGCCGCGCCTCAATGGCAGATGGATTTGAAGAAGTATCAGTTTTATTTGCAGATATTGTGGGCTTTACCGAACTTTCTTGCAACATGTCACCAGTCCAGTTGGTCGGTCTGCTCAACCGTATTTTTTCGATGTTTGATAATTTGTGCGATCAATACAAACTTGAAAAGATCAAAACCATCGGTGATGCCTATATGGTGGTGAGTGGATTGCCTGAACCAAGAGCCGATCATGCGGCGGCGATCGCCAATATGGCTCTCGATATGCAAAAAGCCATCTCTCAAGTTAAGTCCCGTGAAGGTATCCAAATTTCGATGCGAATTGGCATTAATTCGGGACCAGTCATTGCGGGTGTGATTGGAACGAAAAAGTTTATTTATGATCTCTGGGGTGATACGGTCAACGTCGCTAGTCGGATGGAGTCATTGGGAACGGCTAAGGCAATTCAAGTTACAGAAGCAACATATTTACGGTTACGCGATCAATTTAATTTTGAGCGACGTGGGTTGATTCCTGTCAAAGGCAAAGGCGAAATGATGACCTATTGGCTAGTGGGGAAAGTCAATTAA
- a CDS encoding DUF4255 domain-containing protein — MSNYLAIATVTATLQRVLQTVIQQDIEGARATTLPPGGISTGAPEVGVNIFLYQVTSNSSLANYDSTPNRTKGNPLNRQVAIDLFYMMSCYGNDAELQPQRVLGSVVSTLVDKRILTPELIRSTCNDSTFPFLAASDLADQIQQVHIVPVDISLEDLSKAWSVFYQVPYVLSIAYRACLVIVEGRENFQRALPIRDASPAGLAPFPASPYIEQVVAQGSRFEPIVIGSVMIIRGRNLQSQTVEIHVGDLVISPTSVQAREIIFSLEDMDLPQIQAGVQSLQVIHRIGSTSPLITNAIASNVMPFVLCPTIVNVSVTQLEEIEDNLRSAVIVVQLDVLVREKQKIVLALNEWTSDNPSIYLFDRPPLPSTVSTIEMPIANIKAGEYLVRIRIDGAESKLGVDDDPDSPTYNWYNSPKIVIT, encoded by the coding sequence ATGAGTAATTATTTAGCGATCGCGACGGTAACGGCAACTTTACAAAGGGTCTTGCAAACAGTGATTCAGCAGGATATTGAAGGAGCACGAGCCACCACTTTACCTCCAGGAGGAATTTCTACGGGTGCGCCAGAAGTGGGAGTAAATATTTTCTTGTATCAAGTAACCAGTAATTCTTCTTTAGCTAACTATGACTCCACTCCTAATCGTACCAAGGGAAATCCCCTTAATCGTCAAGTGGCGATCGATCTTTTTTACATGATGAGTTGCTATGGCAATGATGCGGAACTACAACCTCAGAGGGTTTTGGGAAGTGTGGTAAGTACCCTTGTTGACAAGCGAATTCTTACACCTGAACTGATTCGTTCTACCTGCAATGATTCTACATTCCCATTTCTAGCTGCTTCCGATCTTGCTGATCAGATTCAACAGGTTCATATTGTGCCTGTGGATATTTCACTGGAGGATCTATCTAAGGCTTGGTCAGTATTTTATCAAGTTCCCTATGTATTATCGATCGCCTACCGTGCTTGTCTGGTAATCGTCGAAGGTCGGGAAAACTTCCAGAGAGCCTTACCAATTCGCGATGCTTCCCCCGCAGGGCTGGCTCCGTTTCCTGCATCACCCTACATTGAGCAAGTCGTGGCTCAGGGTAGTCGATTTGAGCCGATTGTGATCGGTAGTGTGATGATTATTCGTGGGCGCAACCTCCAAAGTCAGACAGTAGAAATCCATGTTGGGGATTTAGTAATTAGTCCTACTTCCGTACAAGCTCGCGAAATTATTTTTTCTCTGGAGGATATGGATTTACCCCAGATCCAAGCTGGAGTGCAGAGTTTGCAAGTAATCCATCGAATCGGTAGCACTTCACCGTTAATTACTAATGCGATCGCCTCAAATGTGATGCCTTTTGTCCTCTGTCCGACGATTGTGAATGTATCTGTGACCCAGTTAGAAGAGATCGAAGATAATTTGCGATCGGCGGTAATTGTAGTTCAGTTAGATGTATTAGTACGGGAGAAACAAAAAATAGTCTTAGCCTTGAATGAATGGACATCTGATAATCCATCCATCTATCTATTTGATCGTCCTCCTTTGCCTAGTACTGTTTCCACCATTGAGATGCCAATTGCGAATATTAAGGCAGGTGAGTATCTGGTGCGGATACGGATTGATGGTGCTGAGAGTAAGTTGGGTGTAGATGATGATCCTGATAGTCCAACGTACAATTGGTACAATAGTCCCAAAATAGTTATTACATAA
- the proB gene encoding glutamate 5-kinase: MQPQIIVIKIGTSSLSDPESGDLQLATIAKLVEAIVHLRREGHSVVLVSSGAVGIGCGRLGLKQRPRKISKKQAVAAVGQGRLIRIYDDFFGSLQQPVAQVLLTRGNLIQRQHYMNVHATFHELLEMGVVPIVNENDTVAVDELKFGDNDTLSALVASLVEADWLFLLTDVDRLYSDDPRQNPEAKPIEFVEYSELQELRQAIGEKQALGAQGGGTQWGTGGMTTKLDAARIASAAGVRTVITRGAFPDRLSAILRGENFGTQFAAQPKTVNARKRWIAYGMVPLGKLFLDDGAVQAVIRKGRSLLPAGITQVEGKFEANESVSLCDRDGKEVARGISNYSSSDILRILGSQSEDIPKLLGFDGEETVIHRDNLVSL; this comes from the coding sequence ATGCAACCGCAGATCATTGTTATTAAAATTGGCACGTCTAGCCTTAGTGATCCCGAATCAGGAGATTTACAACTAGCGACGATCGCCAAATTAGTTGAAGCGATCGTGCATCTACGACGGGAAGGACATAGCGTTGTCTTAGTTTCTTCGGGTGCGGTGGGCATTGGCTGTGGCAGGCTAGGGCTAAAACAACGTCCGCGCAAAATCTCCAAAAAGCAAGCCGTCGCAGCCGTAGGACAAGGGCGCTTAATCAGGATTTATGACGACTTTTTTGGCTCTTTGCAACAGCCCGTCGCTCAAGTTTTATTAACACGCGGCAACCTGATTCAGCGACAGCATTACATGAATGTCCATGCCACATTCCATGAATTACTGGAAATGGGCGTAGTGCCAATTGTGAATGAGAATGACACGGTTGCTGTCGATGAATTAAAGTTTGGTGATAATGATACGCTATCGGCTCTAGTAGCTAGTCTGGTCGAGGCTGATTGGTTATTTCTATTAACCGATGTTGATCGCCTTTATTCCGATGACCCACGCCAAAATCCTGAAGCCAAGCCGATTGAGTTTGTGGAATATTCAGAACTTCAAGAACTCAGACAAGCGATCGGTGAGAAACAAGCATTAGGCGCTCAAGGTGGTGGTACACAATGGGGAACTGGCGGCATGACCACAAAACTTGATGCAGCTCGCATTGCCTCGGCGGCTGGAGTTCGTACAGTAATCACCAGAGGTGCTTTTCCCGATCGCCTGTCAGCGATTCTTCGTGGCGAGAATTTCGGTACGCAATTCGCGGCTCAACCGAAAACAGTGAATGCCCGTAAACGCTGGATTGCCTATGGAATGGTTCCCTTGGGCAAGTTGTTCTTAGACGATGGAGCCGTACAGGCGGTTATTCGCAAAGGGCGATCGCTCTTACCTGCGGGAATTACGCAAGTAGAAGGAAAGTTTGAGGCGAATGAGTCCGTAAGTTTGTGCGATCGCGATGGCAAAGAAGTCGCGAGGGGTATCTCTAACTACAGCAGCAGTGATATCCTTCGCATTCTTGGTTCTCAATCAGAAGACATTCCTAAATTACTAGGCTTTGATGGCGAAGAGACAGTAATTCATCGAGACAATTTAGTGAGCCTTTAA
- a CDS encoding LuxR C-terminal-related transcriptional regulator has protein sequence MTTTAQIVSVLLVEDDSDFRRGLHTLLSFYSDDCYLQFKIVGEATSCVQAIKLVVEQKPSLILLDVKLDLKLPEDSGLKVLMDLKKLDYHGKVLILSSHREDELVFRSMQLGARGYVAKDRIGSQLYEAISTVMNDEIFLPPDIATSFFRIFHFYAGRSLQGHSTIHLTDREQEVLNWLIKGASNEDISRYLHVTIATVKAHLTSVFEKLGVASRTQAIVRALKLGLVSADE, from the coding sequence ATGACAACAACGGCTCAAATAGTATCGGTTTTATTGGTAGAAGATGACTCTGATTTTCGTCGGGGTTTACATACATTACTGAGTTTTTATAGTGATGATTGTTATCTTCAGTTTAAGATTGTCGGAGAAGCAACTTCTTGTGTTCAAGCGATTAAACTAGTAGTCGAGCAGAAGCCTTCTTTAATTCTTTTGGATGTCAAACTCGATTTAAAATTACCCGAAGATAGCGGGTTAAAAGTATTGATGGATCTTAAAAAGTTAGACTATCATGGCAAGGTTTTAATTTTGTCATCGCATCGTGAAGATGAATTAGTATTTAGATCGATGCAGTTGGGAGCTAGAGGATATGTGGCGAAAGATCGCATTGGCAGTCAACTTTATGAGGCAATTTCGACAGTTATGAATGATGAAATCTTTTTGCCCCCCGATATTGCCACGAGTTTCTTTCGGATTTTTCATTTCTATGCAGGGCGATCGCTACAGGGACATTCCACTATCCATCTCACCGATCGCGAACAGGAGGTATTGAACTGGTTGATTAAGGGAGCCTCTAACGAAGATATCTCTCGATATCTACATGTGACGATCGCTACAGTCAAAGCGCATCTCACTAGTGTATTTGAGAAGTTGGGTGTGGCTAGTCGGACACAGGCGATCGTCAGAGCTTTGAAATTAGGTTTGGTGAGTGCAGATGAGTAA
- a CDS encoding Rpn family recombination-promoting nuclease/putative transposase, with the protein MKFISPKTDFAFKKIFGSEQSHDVLISFLNAMIYNGDRRISQLEILNPYLTPRIRGVKDTYLDVKAKLDNGTSVIIEMQVLNIEGFEKRILYNAAKAYSIQLGIGQSYSLLNPVIALTITDFVMFPEINQLTSRFILKEKDFLIDYPIYDLELVFVELPKFDKTLIELETLADKWLYFLKHAIDLDVVPESMNLVPEIKQAFEFAREGNLSPEELDELEHQEFFIQDQHNAIVKALKQGEKQGLEQGKTEAKLEMAVKLLDLLDDAAVSHATGLSLPEIAKLRSIRSQNQ; encoded by the coding sequence ATGAAGTTTATCAGCCCTAAAACTGATTTTGCGTTCAAGAAAATCTTTGGCTCTGAACAAAGCCATGATGTCTTGATCAGTTTTTTGAATGCGATGATTTACAACGGCGATCGCAGAATCTCGCAATTAGAAATTCTCAATCCTTATTTAACTCCGCGCATCCGAGGTGTTAAGGATACTTATCTTGATGTCAAAGCCAAGTTGGATAATGGCACAAGCGTAATTATCGAAATGCAAGTATTAAATATCGAAGGATTTGAGAAGCGAATTCTCTACAATGCCGCTAAAGCTTACTCGATTCAACTTGGTATCGGACAATCCTACTCGCTCCTAAATCCAGTAATTGCGCTCACGATTACTGATTTTGTGATGTTTCCTGAAATAAATCAATTGACTTCTCGGTTTATTTTAAAAGAGAAAGACTTTTTAATTGACTATCCCATCTACGATTTGGAACTTGTATTTGTCGAGTTGCCAAAGTTTGATAAAACGCTCATAGAGCTAGAAACCTTGGCGGACAAGTGGTTATATTTCCTTAAACACGCAATCGATTTAGATGTTGTGCCAGAAAGTATGAATCTAGTCCCAGAAATTAAGCAAGCCTTTGAATTTGCGAGAGAAGGAAATCTCTCACCTGAAGAATTAGACGAGTTAGAACATCAAGAGTTCTTTATCCAAGATCAACATAATGCGATCGTCAAGGCTTTGAAACAAGGAGAGAAACAGGGACTAGAGCAAGGTAAAACTGAGGCAAAGCTAGAAATGGCTGTAAAATTGCTGGATCTTCTTGATGATGCCGCAGTTAGTCATGCGACTGGATTGAGTTTGCCAGAAATAGCAAAATTAAGAAGTATACGATCGCAAAATCAATAA
- the purB gene encoding adenylosuccinate lyase, producing MIERYTLPEMGRLWTDRHKYQTWLQVEIAVCEAQAELGYIPADAVEEIKAKANFDADRVNEIELTVKHDMIAFLTNVNEYVGDAGRYIHLGLTSSDVLDTALAVQLVDSLEIIQAQLEEAIQAIRYQAQQHRYTIMSGRTHGIHAEPITFGFKLAGWLAEMLRHRDRLLNLSKTIAVGKISGAVGTYANVDPRIEAIACQKLGLQPDCASTQVISRDRHAEFSQVLALIGASIERFAVEIRNLQRTDVLEVEEHFTKGQKGSSAMPHKRNPIRSERLTGMARLLRGYATTALENVALWHERDISHSAAERVLLPDSCILTHFMLREITDLTKNLLVHTHNMERNLYCYGGVVFSQQVLLGLVTKGLSREDSYAIVQKAAHLAWNKTDGDFRKLISEDETVKKTFSEEELAACFDPNKHLKNLDQIYQRLGI from the coding sequence TTGATAGAACGCTATACGTTACCCGAAATGGGTCGGTTATGGACGGATCGGCACAAATATCAAACTTGGTTGCAAGTTGAGATCGCCGTTTGCGAAGCACAGGCTGAACTGGGATATATTCCTGCCGATGCGGTCGAAGAAATTAAGGCGAAAGCAAATTTTGATGCCGATCGCGTCAATGAAATTGAGTTAACGGTCAAGCACGACATGATCGCGTTTTTGACCAACGTAAATGAATATGTAGGTGATGCAGGGCGCTACATCCACCTCGGTTTGACTAGTTCCGATGTGCTAGATACGGCTCTAGCAGTGCAATTAGTCGATAGCTTAGAAATCATCCAAGCCCAGTTAGAAGAAGCCATCCAAGCGATTCGCTACCAAGCCCAACAACATCGCTACACGATTATGTCGGGTCGGACGCATGGTATCCATGCCGAACCAATTACCTTTGGATTTAAGCTCGCTGGTTGGTTAGCAGAAATGTTGCGCCATCGCGATCGCCTATTGAACTTAAGCAAAACTATTGCTGTCGGTAAAATTTCGGGCGCAGTGGGAACCTATGCCAATGTCGATCCGCGTATTGAGGCGATCGCCTGTCAAAAGTTGGGACTACAGCCCGATTGTGCATCGACGCAGGTAATTTCTCGCGATCGCCATGCCGAGTTCTCGCAAGTACTAGCCCTAATCGGCGCATCGATCGAGCGCTTTGCCGTCGAAATTCGTAACCTTCAGCGTACCGATGTCCTCGAAGTGGAAGAGCATTTCACCAAGGGGCAAAAAGGCTCGTCAGCAATGCCTCACAAGCGCAATCCGATCCGTTCGGAGCGTTTAACGGGTATGGCGCGTTTGTTACGTGGCTATGCAACTACGGCTCTAGAAAATGTGGCGCTATGGCATGAACGCGATATTTCCCACAGTGCGGCGGAACGGGTATTGCTACCTGATAGCTGCATTCTCACTCACTTCATGCTTCGAGAAATCACGGATTTAACCAAAAATCTGTTGGTACATACCCACAACATGGAGCGCAATCTCTATTGTTATGGTGGTGTGGTCTTCAGTCAGCAGGTGCTACTCGGACTGGTCACTAAGGGCTTGAGCCGTGAAGATAGCTATGCGATCGTGCAGAAAGCCGCCCACCTTGCATGGAATAAAACTGACGGTGATTTCCGTAAGTTGATCAGCGAAGATGAAACCGTCAAGAAAACTTTCTCTGAAGAAGAGTTAGCAGCTTGCTTCGATCCTAATAAGCATCTTAAAAATCTTGACCAAATCTATCAACGTTTGGGTATTTAA
- the hemB gene encoding porphobilinogen synthase, with protein MQLTHRPRRLRRNPSVRSLVRENHLSTDDFIYPMFVMEGENNRVEIPSMPEAYRFTLDLLVKEVEEIYALGIKSIALFPAVPEEKKDLTGSESFNPEGLAQRAVRAIKAVVPDIIIFTDVALDPFTTHGHDGIIDDNGVILNDETVEVLVKMSISQAAAGTDFVSPSDMMDGRIGAIRQGLDEAGFENVGILAYSAKYASAYYGPFRDALGSAPKSGDKKTYQMDPANSREAIKEVYLDIAEGADIVMVKPALAYLDIIAKVKDATNVPVAAYNVSGEYAMVKAAAQLGWIDEKKVMFETLLSMKRAGADIILSYHAKSVAQLLASGYRP; from the coding sequence ATGCAACTCACACATCGTCCTCGCCGCCTCCGCCGTAATCCTTCTGTCCGTAGCCTAGTTAGAGAAAACCATCTATCAACAGATGACTTCATCTATCCTATGTTTGTGATGGAAGGAGAGAATAATCGTGTTGAAATTCCCTCCATGCCTGAAGCCTATCGATTTACTCTCGATCTATTGGTTAAAGAAGTAGAAGAGATTTATGCGTTAGGAATTAAGTCGATCGCCCTTTTCCCTGCTGTACCTGAAGAGAAAAAAGATCTCACTGGTAGCGAAAGTTTTAATCCTGAAGGACTAGCACAGCGTGCAGTTCGCGCCATTAAGGCAGTAGTTCCCGATATCATTATTTTCACCGATGTTGCTCTTGATCCTTTCACTACCCATGGACATGATGGCATCATTGATGATAATGGCGTAATTCTGAATGATGAGACAGTCGAAGTTCTTGTCAAAATGTCTATTTCCCAAGCTGCTGCTGGAACTGATTTTGTATCACCATCTGACATGATGGATGGTCGGATTGGAGCGATTCGACAAGGGCTGGATGAAGCTGGATTTGAGAATGTGGGCATTCTCGCCTATTCCGCCAAATATGCTTCTGCTTACTATGGACCTTTCCGCGATGCTCTAGGCTCTGCACCTAAGTCTGGTGATAAAAAGACCTATCAAATGGACCCAGCCAATTCTCGTGAAGCCATTAAGGAAGTCTATCTCGACATTGCTGAAGGTGCAGATATTGTGATGGTCAAACCTGCTCTCGCTTATTTGGATATCATCGCCAAGGTCAAAGATGCAACCAATGTACCTGTAGCCGCCTATAACGTCAGTGGTGAGTATGCAATGGTTAAGGCGGCGGCGCAACTCGGCTGGATTGATGAGAAGAAGGTCATGTTTGAAACTCTGTTAAGCATGAAGCGTGCTGGTGCAGATATTATCTTGTCCTACCATGCCAAGTCAGTCGCACAGTTGCTGGCTTCGGGTTATCGTCCCTAA
- the cpdA gene encoding 3',5'-cyclic-AMP phosphodiesterase, whose product MNYGSFVSIAQLTDIHLFEDIKQSLVGIQTEASFQEVLINVKRTLSQIDLLLLTGDLTQDGSATSYDRLRRSLDKFGIHSYCLAGNHDDLSLMQTHLPSEYVHLSRSLDVGKWRILLLSSVVVGAVHGYLAPSELLWLEDTLNAYPDRPTLIAFHHPAVPLGSKWMDGICLENQDQFWEICDRHPQIEVVLNGHAHQDFDQVYETPHNSVRCLVTPSTCIQFEPQNPKFQIDSQPPGFRHLRLYPNGVMETEVHRLKVGSFHPDLAAIGY is encoded by the coding sequence ATGAATTATGGTAGTTTCGTTTCCATTGCACAACTAACTGATATTCATCTATTTGAAGATATCAAACAGTCTCTGGTTGGCATCCAAACAGAAGCCTCTTTTCAAGAGGTTTTAATTAATGTTAAAAGAACCTTGTCACAGATTGATTTATTGCTTTTGACGGGGGATTTGACTCAAGATGGTAGTGCAACATCATACGATCGCTTGCGGCGATCGCTGGATAAGTTTGGGATTCATTCCTATTGCTTAGCTGGTAATCATGATGATTTGTCCTTAATGCAAACCCATTTACCTAGCGAATACGTTCACCTCAGCCGCTCTCTAGATGTTGGTAAGTGGCGAATTTTGTTACTTAGCTCGGTTGTTGTGGGAGCAGTCCATGGATACTTAGCACCATCAGAACTATTATGGCTAGAAGATACTCTTAACGCATATCCTGATCGCCCTACTTTAATCGCCTTTCATCATCCTGCTGTGCCACTTGGTTCTAAATGGATGGATGGTATTTGTTTGGAAAATCAAGATCAATTCTGGGAAATATGCGATCGCCATCCGCAAATAGAAGTTGTCTTGAATGGACATGCCCATCAAGACTTTGATCAAGTTTATGAAACCCCCCATAATTCTGTGCGCTGTTTGGTGACTCCTTCAACTTGCATTCAATTTGAGCCACAAAATCCCAAGTTTCAAATTGACAGTCAACCTCCCGGATTTCGCCATTTACGTCTCTATCCCAATGGAGTAATGGAAACAGAAGTCCATCGTCTCAAAGTTGGCAGTTTCCATCCTGATCTCGCAGCGATCGGCTATTAA
- a CDS encoding pentapeptide repeat-containing protein: MNAKELLESYALGDRDFSKRSLIGLILTGANLTGANFIESDLEEITLDIANLEDVELNLANLVRANLSGSILIQANLNGTILEQASLIGANLSEAFLIEADLSDAVLVETNFSNAFLTSANLTRSRLCRANLSNAFLTGAYLNGADLRGANLTEADLTRANLTGANLAGADLSRANLTNAKLNWANLANAKLIGADLTGTYLSTLKSIEGTDFTDARNAPNSVELVNMLVNMEEVNPEE; the protein is encoded by the coding sequence ATGAATGCAAAAGAACTTCTCGAAAGTTACGCTTTGGGCGATCGCGACTTTAGTAAGCGATCGCTCATCGGATTGATTTTGACTGGAGCGAATTTGACTGGAGCAAATTTTATTGAATCAGATCTTGAGGAAATAACTCTTGATATTGCCAATTTAGAAGATGTGGAACTAAATCTGGCAAATTTAGTAAGAGCAAATTTAAGCGGTTCAATTCTGATTCAAGCAAATCTCAATGGCACTATTCTCGAACAAGCTTCGTTAATTGGTGCAAATCTCTCCGAAGCATTTTTAATTGAAGCCGATCTCAGTGATGCGGTCTTAGTAGAGACTAATTTTAGTAATGCGTTTTTGACTAGCGCTAACCTCACGCGATCACGCCTATGTCGGGCAAATTTATCAAACGCCTTTTTGACAGGAGCTTACCTGAATGGCGCAGACTTGCGGGGGGCAAATCTCACCGAAGCTGACCTCACAAGGGCAAATTTAACGGGTGCAAATCTCGCTGGAGCCGATCTTAGCCGAGCCAATTTGACTAATGCCAAGCTAAATTGGGCAAATCTAGCTAATGCCAAGTTAATTGGTGCAGATTTGACAGGAACCTATCTATCGACCCTTAAGAGTATTGAAGGCACAGATTTTACGGATGCACGTAATGCACCTAACTCAGTTGAGCTGGTTAATATGCTTGTTAATATGGAAGAGGTAAACCCAGAAGAATAA
- a CDS encoding HD domain-containing protein, which yields MYSAQVLMLFGKSRTYNDPIHGAITLDGNDLTESLLIQLIDTPEFQRLRRIRQLDIAYFTFHGAEGSRFTHSLGVMALTRRAFDAIATKYPYLTIHRTVVLVAALLHDLGHGAYSHASEEVFGSNHEIWTLRLLKFGKIAEVLNNFSTDLITELEKVFTKKYAVPLIYQLVSSQIDCDRLDYLERDSYFTGAKYGQLDLDRILLALRFDPISQNLVIGRKGMVAIEHYLTVRYFMYLQVYNHPKNLAARFLLERIFRRAKILISAGEIFSDRTMTAWLTQDPQSLTCEEYFASDDTVFAYHMHRWRDSSDRTLADLCRRFLDRDLFRATDISHLDDIQQQESLESWREKLISQGLEPKYYCGIRVARTKGYSIYKQGINVQTEQGLQDIARLSPLVQAIVQPIQRAWLVHP from the coding sequence ATGTATTCTGCACAGGTACTTATGCTATTTGGCAAGTCTCGAACCTATAACGATCCTATCCATGGCGCGATTACTCTTGATGGCAACGATCTCACTGAATCTCTACTAATTCAACTAATTGATACACCTGAATTCCAGCGCTTGAGACGGATTCGTCAGCTTGATATTGCTTACTTTACATTTCATGGGGCTGAGGGTTCACGATTCACCCATTCCCTAGGTGTAATGGCTTTGACCCGTCGCGCCTTTGATGCGATCGCCACTAAATATCCTTACCTGACAATCCATCGGACAGTTGTATTAGTTGCGGCGTTGCTTCATGATCTTGGGCATGGAGCCTATAGCCATGCATCGGAAGAAGTGTTTGGGAGTAATCATGAAATATGGACTTTACGATTATTAAAGTTCGGCAAAATTGCGGAGGTTCTCAATAACTTTTCGACGGACTTAATTACTGAATTAGAAAAGGTATTTACCAAAAAATATGCAGTGCCATTAATCTATCAGCTAGTTTCTAGTCAAATCGATTGCGATCGCCTTGATTATCTAGAACGTGATAGTTATTTCACGGGTGCTAAATATGGACAGTTAGATCTTGATCGCATTTTATTAGCTCTACGTTTTGATCCAATTTCGCAGAACTTAGTGATTGGGCGGAAGGGAATGGTAGCGATCGAGCATTATTTGACGGTGCGCTATTTTATGTATTTGCAGGTATACAACCATCCCAAAAACCTAGCGGCAAGATTTTTGTTAGAAAGGATTTTTCGGAGGGCAAAGATTTTAATTTCTGCGGGAGAAATATTTAGCGATCGCACCATGACCGCTTGGCTAACTCAAGATCCGCAATCGCTTACCTGTGAGGAATATTTCGCCTCCGATGACACTGTGTTTGCCTATCATATGCATCGATGGCGCGACAGCAGCGATCGCACACTTGCAGATTTATGCCGTCGTTTTTTAGATCGCGATTTATTCCGAGCTACGGATATTTCGCATTTAGATGACATTCAGCAGCAAGAGAGTCTCGAAAGTTGGCGCGAGAAACTAATTTCTCAAGGGCTAGAGCCTAAGTACTATTGTGGAATTCGGGTGGCGCGGACTAAGGGGTATAGCATTTACAAACAAGGGATCAATGTCCAGACGGAGCAAGGTTTACAGGATATTGCAAGATTATCACCACTGGTACAGGCGATCGTGCAGCCAATTCAAAGAGCATGGCTAGTGCATCCTTGA